A stretch of the Hippocampus zosterae strain Florida chromosome 16, ASM2543408v3, whole genome shotgun sequence genome encodes the following:
- the birc2 gene encoding baculoviral IAP repeat-containing protein 2, whose amino-acid sequence METLLQLKNNPFLLGLCRSGPPPDLQYDNSSELFRISTFARFPASGVSERSLARAGWFYTGVGDRVQCFRCNVTAEGWLAGDCPAEKHRQLSPSCSFVQSLPSAPNLLSSSHSAFSPLRVATGVPLPAPGPATSNPAGGAVEEPAGYLNMGFSGPPPPSSPLSSRGVEDMSHQRPPACHNPAMRREQDRLDSFHAWTLSIITPAELAKAGFYFLGLGDHVACFSCGGQLSNWEPGDRASSEHQRHYPNCRLVRGDRTDNVSLTGAPPSSSSSSSSSSSSAALNNVSNPSMRQNDERLLTFVNWPTRIPVRPEQLAKAGFYYVGRNDDVKCFCCDGGLRCWESGDDPWVEHAKWFPRCEYLLQEKGQEFVHQIQARFPRLFEQLLTNGDSSSREFVDPPVVHLGPGDERCEDAVMMNTPVIKSALEMGFERGLVKQTVQSKILSSGENYRTVQELVSDLLSAEDQKREEEREMMAEAMASDGFTFVKRHQAALVQRLKSVEPVLEHLREQNVLSAEEYGGLQAQTSPQQQTARLIELVLTKGNAAAEVFRNWIQKNDVHLLRELMAQSNEAASPSQDLSGLPMEEQLRRLQEERTCKVCMDKEVNIVFIPCGHLVVCRECAPSLRKCPICRGLVKGTVRTFLS is encoded by the exons ATGGAGACTCTCCTTCAACTCAAGAACAATCCGTTTCTGTTGGGCCTTTGTCGCAGCGGACCCCCGCCTGACCTGCAGTATGATAACTCCTCAG AACTGTTCCGCATCTCCACCTTTGCCCGCTTCCCGGCATCGGGCGTCAGCGAGCGCAGCCTGGCTCGCGCCGGCTGGTTCTACACGGGCGTCGGCGACCGCGTGCAGTGCTTCCGCTGCAACGTGACGGCAGAAGGCTGGCTGGCGGGCGACTGTCCCGCCGAGAAGCACCGTCAGCTGTCGCCGTCCTGCTCCTTCGTGCAGAGCCTGCCATCCGCCCCCAACCTGCTCTCCTCTTCGCACTCGGCCTTCTCGCCGCTCCGCGTCGCCACCGGCGTACCG CTCCCCGCTCCAGGCCCGGCCACCTCGAACCCAGCGGGAGGTGCGGTAGAGGAGCCGGCGGGCTACCTGAACATGGGGTTCTCAGGTCCGCCGCCGCCCTCCAGCCCGCTGAGCTCTCGCGGCGTGGAGGACATGTCGCACCAGCGGCCCCCCGCCTGTCACAACCCGGCCATGCGGCGCGAGCAGGACCGCCTGGATTCCTTCCACGCGTGGACGCTATCCATCATCACGCCCGCCGAGTTGGCCAAAGCAGGCTTCTACTTCCTGGGGCTGGGCGACCACGTGGCCTGCTTCAGCTGCGGTGGGCAG CTCAGCAACTGGGAGCCGGGCGACCGCGCATCGTCAGAGCACCAGCGCCACTACCCCAACTGCCGCCTAGTGCGGGGCGACCGCACCGACAACGTGTCGCTGACGGGGgcgccgccctcctcctcctcctcttcctcctcatcatcgTCGTCTGCCGCTCTCAACAACGTGTCCAACCCGTCTATGCGGCAGAATGACGAGCGGCTGCTCACCTTTGTCAACTGGCCCACGCGCATCCCTGTCAGGCCCGAGCAGCTGGCCAAGGCGGGATTCTACTATGTCG gTCGTAACGACGACGTGAAGTGCTTCTGCTGCGACGGAGGTTTGCGCTGCTGGGAGTCGGGAGACGATCCCTGGGTGGAACATGCCAAATGGTTTCCACG GTGTGAATATTTGCTGCAGGAGAAAGGTCAAGAGTTTGTGCACCAAATTCAGGCGCGCTTCCCTCGACTCTTTGAGCAG CTTTTGACAAATGGAGACAGCAGCTCCAGGGAGTTTGTGGATCCACCAG TGGTGCACCTGGGCCCGGGCGACGAGCGCTGCGAGGACGCGGTGATGATGAACACGCCCGTCATCAAGTCGGCCCTGGAGATGGGTTTCGAGCGCGGCCTGGTCAAGCAGACGGTGCAGAGCAAGATCCTCAGCAGCGGCGAGAACTACCGCACCGTCCAGGAACTGGTCTCGGACCTGCTCAGCGCAGAAGACCAGAAGAGGGAGGAGGAGCGCGAGATGATGGCCGAGGCCATGGCATCGG ACGGTTTCACGTTTGTCAAGCGACACCAGGCGGCTCTAGTGCAGCGGCTCAAGAGTGTGGAGCCCGTCTTGGAACATCTCAGAGAGCAAAATGTGCTGA GCGCCGAGGAGTACGGCGGGCTGCAAGCGCAGACGTCACCACAGCAGCAGACGGCTCGTCTCATCGAGCTGGTCCTCACCAAAGGCAATGCGGCCGCAGAGGTTTTCCGCAACTGGATACAAAAGAACGACGTGCACCTTCTGCGAGAGCTCATGG CTCAGTCCAACGAAGCGGCATCCCCCAGCCAGGACCTGTCGGGTCTTCCCATGGAGGAGCAACTGAGACGTCTTCAGGAGGAGCGAACGTGCAAAGTGTGCATGGACAAGGAGGTCAACATCGTCTTCATCCCGTGCGGACACCTGGTGGTGTGCAGGGAGTGCGCGCCGTCCCTGCGCAAGTGTCCCATCTGCAGAGGACTGGTCAAAGGCACCGTGCGCACCTTCCTCTCATAA
- the rpl23a gene encoding 60S ribosomal protein L23a: MAPKVKKAAVPVKTEAKSKALKAKKAVLKGVHSQKKKKIRTSPTFRRPKTLRLRRQPKYPRKSAPRRNKLDHYAIIKFPLTTESAMKKIEDNNTLVFIVDIKANKHQIKHAVRKLYDIDVSKVNTLIRPDGEKKAYVRLAPDYDALDVANKIGII; encoded by the exons ATGGCACCGAAGGTGAAGAAAGCAG CGGTCCCGGTCAAGACCGAGGCCAAATCGAAGGCCTTGAAGGCAAAGAAGGCGGTTCTCAAAGGTGTCCACAgccagaaaaagaagaagatcaGGACTTCTCCGACCTTCCGCCGCCCCAAGACCCTCCGCCTGCGGCGCCAGCCCAAGTACCCCCGCAAGAGCGCCCCCCGCAGGAACAA GCTGGATCACTACGCCATCATTAAGTTCCCGCTGACCACCGAGTCGGCCATGAAGAAGATCGAGGACAACAACACGCTGGTGTTCATCGTGGACATTAAGGCCAACAAGCACCAGATCAAACACGCCGTCAGGAAACTCTACGACATCGATGTCTCCAAAGTCAACACGCTTATAAG GCCGGACGGCGAGAAGAAGGCATACGTCCGCCTGGCGCCGGACTACGACGCATTGGATGTTGCTAACAAA ATTGGAATCATCTAA
- the ddx52 gene encoding probable ATP-dependent RNA helicase DDX52 has protein sequence MDAFELFRKLGAGAKFDLKRFGQDASRFKFVRTHARDASFEQLSAIDYFGAGGTSGAQSTAKDREGDEDESSVGVQKRKRRDEERRVKKKKKTAKIAGNANGLNNSKQDGITWMSSLDGKIQNLRGDGKEKSSLKRLKQLHREKVNRLRSRHRINVHGSDTPDPVCTFEELQSEYQLNPRLLENMRNAGLSTPTPIQMQAIPLIMQCRELLACAPTGSGKTLAFCLPLLAHLKQPAKLGFRAVIISPTRELASQTHREMLRLSEGTGFRIRILDKASVAANKFGPQSNKKFDVLISTPNRLVFLLKQDPPAIDLSSVEWLVVDESDKLFEDGKKGFREQLAAIFQACSGAKVRRAFFSATCTQDVEQWCRLNLDNLVSVNIGHRNTAVDSVEQEMLFVGTENGKLVAVRDIIKKGFLPPVLVFVQSIERARELFHELVYEGINVDVIHAERTQQQRDNVVESFRCGKIWVLICTALMARGIDFKGVNLVLNYDFPTSAVEYIHRIGRTGRAGHRGKAITFFTENDKPLLRSIANVIKQAGCPVPDYMVGFKRIHSKVRRRLEKKPPSRSTICTTPRILMKKPPQKVQKSKQRPRNLEKQKKTANSLKKQVRKKTKTPQE, from the exons ATGGACGCTTTCGAATTGTTTCGGAAACTCGGAGCTGGAGCTAAATTCGACCTGAAAAGGTTCGGCCAGGACGCGTCTCGATTCAAG tttgtcAGAACACATGCAAGAGACGCGTCGTTCGAGCAGCTCTCTGCGATCGATTACTTCGGCGCAGGGGGGACGAGTGGAGCGCAGAGCACAGCCAAAGATCGGGAGGGAGATGAAGATGAGAGCAGCGTCGGGGTCCAAAAAAGAAAGCGACGGGATGAGGAGAGGagggtgaagaagaagaaaaagacagcAAAAATAGCAG GGAATGCCAATGGACTGAATAACTCAAAGCAGGACGGGATCACCTGGATGTCCTCACTGGATGGGAAGATTCAGAACCTGCGGGGCGATGGGAAGGAGAAGTCGTCGCTGAAAAGGCTGAAGCAGCTTCATCGGGAGAAG GTGAACCGCCTGCGTTCTCGTCACCGCATCAACGTTCATGGCAGCGACACGCCGGACCCCGTGTGCACCTTCGAGGAGCTGCAGTCCGAGTACCAGCTCAACCCGCGGCTCCTGGAGAACATGCGCAATGCCGGCCTCAGTACGCCCACGCCCATTCAAATGCAGGCCATCCCGCTCATAATGCAG TGTCGCGAGCTCCTGGCCTGCGCTCCGACGGGATCGGGCAAGACGCTGGCCTTCTGCCTCCCGCTGCTTGCGCACCTCAAGCAGCCCGCCAAGCTCGGATTCAGGGCGGTCATCATCTCACCCACAAGAGAACTGGCCAGCCAG ACCCACAGGGAGATGCTGCGCCTGTCTGAGGGTACCGGCTTCCGAATCCGCATCCTAGACAAAGCGTCGGTGGCGGCCAACAAGTTCGGACCTCAATCGAACAAAAAATTTG ACGTCCTGATCAGTACTCCCAATCGACTTGTCTTCCTGCTCAAACAGGATCCTCCCGCCATTGACCTCAGCAG CGTGGAGTGGCTGGTGGTGGACGAGTCGGACAAGCTGTTCGAGGACGGCAAGAAGGGCTTCAGGGAACAGCTGGCGGCCATTTTCCAGGCGTGCTCGGGCGCGAAGGTGCGCCGGGCGTTCTTCAGCGCCACCTGCACGCAGGATGTGGAACAGTGGTGCCGTCTTAATCTGGACAATCTGGTCTCCGTCAACATCGGACACAG GAACACGGCGGTGGATTCCGTGGAGCAGGAGATGCTGTTTGTCGGCACGGAGAACGGCAAGCTGGTGGCCGTACGTGACATCATCAAAAAG GGCTTCCTGCCTCCCGTGCTGGTGTTCGTCCAGTCCATCGAGCGAGCGCGCGAGCTTTTCCACGAGCTCGTCTACGAGGGCATCAATGTGGACGTCATCCACGCTGAGCGCACGCAACAGCAG CGGGACAACGTGGTCGAGAGTTTCCGCTGCGGAAAGATCTGGGTGCTGATCTGCACGGCGTTGATGGCCCGAGGAATCGATTTCAAAGGCGTCAACCTTGTGCTCAACTATGATTTCCCCACCAGCGCTGTCGAATACATTCACCGGATAG GTCGCACGGGCCGAGCGGGCCATCGAGGGAAAGCCATCACTTTCTTCACAGAGAACGACAAGCCGCTCCTGCGAAG CATCGCTAACGTTATCAAACAAGCCGGATGTCCAGTTCCGGACTACATGGTTGGCTTCAAGCGGATACACAG CAAAGTCAGGAGGAGACTGGAGAAGAAACCTCCCAGCAGGAGCACCATTTGCACCACGCCACGTATCCTCATGAAGAAACCGCCCCAAAAAGTCCAGAAAAGCAAGCAACGCCCAAgaaatttggaaaaacaaaagaaaacggcAAATTctctgaaaaaacaagtcag AAAAAAGACCAAGACACCACAAGAGTAG